In Populus nigra chromosome 1, ddPopNigr1.1, whole genome shotgun sequence, one genomic interval encodes:
- the LOC133690023 gene encoding G-type lectin S-receptor-like serine/threonine-protein kinase CES101 — MLSSMARRIYRFLLFCFCASHVLAADTLYQGGDSLNSSSTLVSKNGLFTLGFTRLGSAESNASYLGIWYNNDTSHPFWLANRGKPIADNSGVLAIDGSGNMKLIYSGGDPVDFYSSQSSATNITAILEDSGNFVLKDENSGSQQVLWQSFDFPTDTFLPGMKLGINHRTGQTWSLMSWLSDLVPTPAGAFTFEWDTNGKELVIKRRDVIYWTSGPLRSNTSFEIPFLDAAVLDFSFINDSNADEDCFMFTVSANQFTPQGQRNFSMWQLEYDGSIVDNTTSRTYGGSTCKGNNTDGGCERWSGPACRSNRNSFELRRGYFVNTVPIKVDDNSSLSISDCMDICWKDCQCVGVPTVGNNANDTGCTFYYGSFTQDLSGNAIQYHIIVQGSSGKRNWIWIILASVGFVSLMGLAGLLWYLRRRRLREKYLFELLTLDSTNDTLELENDGNKGHNLKVYSAATIMAATNSFSADNKLGQGGFGPVYKGTLPDGREIAVKRLSRSSGQGLVEFKNELILIAKLQHTNLVRLLGCCIQGEEKMLVYEYMPNKSLDSFIFVQSKRELIDWKKRFEIIEGIAQGLLYLHKYSRLRIIHRDLKAGNILLDENLNPKISDFGMARIFKINDLEGNTNQIVGTRGYMSPEYVMEGIFSVKSDVFSFGVLLLEIVSGRRIQGLLEIDGSPLNLVGYAWELWKAGSPFELVDPILRESCSKDQVLRCIHVGLLCVEDNAVDRPIMSDVILMQTSEAQLPLPKQPAFSSARSIVEEKSLSKPAEIDTSINYVSLSTMDAR, encoded by the exons ATGTTATCTTCCATGGCTAGAAGGATCTACCggttccttttgttttgcttcTGTGCCTCTCACGTTTTGGCAGCAGACACACTGTACCAAGGTGGTGATTCCCTCAATTCTTCCAGTACTCTAGTTTCCAAAAATGGGCTCTTCACTTTAGGATTCACAAGACTCGGCTCTGCCGAGTCGAATGCTAGCTACTTGGGAATATGGTACAACAATGACACAAGCCACCCTTTTTGGCTAGCCAACAGAGGCAAACCCATAGCAGACAATTCAGGGGTTCTTGCAATAGATGGATCAGGAAATATGAAACTCATCTACTCTGGAGGTGATCCTGTTGACTTCTATTCAAGTCAATCTTCTGCAACCAATATAACAGCTATTTTAGAAGATTCAGGCAATTTTGTTCTCAAAGATGAAAATTCTGGCAGCCAACAGGTCTTATGGCAAAGCTTTGACTTTCCTACTGACACATTCTTGCCTGGAATGAAGTTAGGGATCAACCATAGAACTGGCCAAACCTGGTCCCTCATGTCGTGGTTGAGCGACTTAGTACCCACTCCCGCTGGTGCTTTCACTTTTGAATGGGATACTAATGGAAAGGAGTTGGTCATTAAGCGGCGAGATGTAATTTATTGGACTAGTGGACCATTGAGGAGCAATACTAGTTTCGAAATTCCTTTTCTGGATGCAGCGGTTCTtgatttcagttttattaatgaTTCTAACGCAGACGAGGATTGCTTTATGTTCACAGTTTCTGCAAATCAATTTACTCCTCAGGGTCAAAGGAATTTTTCAATGTGGCAGTTGGAATATGATGGGAGCATAGTAGATAACACTACTAGTCGAACATATGGGGGCTCAACATGTAAAGGAAATAACACAGATGGTGGTTGCGAGAGGTGGTCAGGACCGGCATGCAGGAGCAATAGGAACAGTTTTGAACTGAGACGAGGATACTTTGTTAACACAGTTCCTATTAAGGTCGACGATAATTCTAGTCTTAGTATTAGTGATTGCATGGACATCTGCTGGAAAGATTGTCAATGTGTTGGTGTTCCTACCGTAGGCAATAATGCCAACGATACTGGATGCACGTTTTATTATGGAAGCTTTACACAAGACCTGAGTGGAAATGCAATTCAATACCACATTATTGTTCAAGGCTCTTCAG GGAAAAGGAATTGGATATGGATTATTTTAGCTTCTGTGGGATTTGTTTCACTGATGGGGCTCGCGGGACTCTTGTGGTATCTGAGAAGGAGAAGACTTAGAG AGAAGTACCTATTTGAGTTGCTGACATTGGATTCAACGAACGATACGCTTGAACTCGAAAATGACGGAAACAAGGGCCATAATTTAAAGGTATATAGTGCAGCAACAATTATGGCTGCTACAAATTCCTTTTCTGCAGACAATAAACTTGGGCAAGGTGGCTTTGGACCAGTTTACAAG GGGACATTGCCGGATGGGCGAGAGATAGCAGTAAAAAGACTGTCTAGAAGTTCAGGACAAGGGCTGGTGGAATTCAAAAACGAGCTTATACTCATAGCTAAATTGCAACACACGAATCTTGTCAGGCTCCTAGGCTGCTGCATTCAAGGGGAAGAGAAAATGTTAGTGTACGAATACATGCCTAATAAAAGCTTGGATTCATTTATATTTG TTCAATCAAAAAGGGAGCTCATAGACTGGAAGAAGCGATTTGAAATCATTGAAGGGATAGCTCAAGGGCTACTTTACCTTCACAAGTACTCGAGATTGAGGATAATTCACCGAGATTTGAAGGCTGGGAACATACTACTTGATGAAAATCTGAACCCCAAAATTTCTGATTTTGGCATGGCAAGAATTTTCAAGATCAATGATTTAGAAGGAAATACAAATCAAATTGTTGGGACGCG TGGTTATATGTCCCCTGAGTATGTCATGGAGGGCATTTTCTCTGTGAAATCTGATGTGTTTAGTTTTGGAGTTCTACTGTTGGAAATTGTGAGCGGTAGAAGGATCCAAGGCCTCCTTGAAATAGACGGCAGCCCTCTTAATCTTGTGGGATAT GCATGGGAGCTATGGAAAGCAGGTAGCCCATTTGAGCTGGTGGATCCAATACTAAGAGAATCTTGCTCTAAAGACCAAGTCTTGAGATGCATTCATGTGGGCTTGCTATGTGTAGAAGACAATGCAGTGGATAGGCCGATTATGTCAGATGTTATATTAATGCAAACAAGTGAAGCACAATTACCTCTTCCCAAACAGCCTGCATTTTCCAGTGCAAGAAGTATTGTGGAAGAAAAGAGCCTCAGCAAGCCAGCAGAGATTGATACTTCCATAAATTATGTATCTCTGTCAACCATGGATGCGAGATAG
- the LOC133690042 gene encoding G-type lectin S-receptor-like serine/threonine-protein kinase CES101: protein MASWIYRFLLFCFCASHAWAADILYQGGDSLNSLNSSNTLVSKNGLFTLGFTRLGSAESNARYLGIWYNNNKSHPFWLANRDKPIADNSGVLAIDGSGNMKLTYSGGDPVEFYSSQSSKTNITAILEDSGNFVLKDENSGSQQVLWQSFDIPTDTFLPGMKLGINHRTRQTWSLMSWLSDLVPTPAGAFTFEWDTNGKKLVIKRRDVIYWTTGPLRSNTSFEIPFLDAAVLDFSFINDSNADEDYFMFTVSANQFTPQGQRNFSMWQLKYDGSIADQGTGRTYGGTACKGYNIDGGCKRWSGPACRSNRNSFELRSGYFLNTVPRKVDYNSSLSISDCKDICWKNCTCVGVTPMVNNVINTGCVFWYGSFTQGLTGNNIQHYIIVDQGSSGKMNWIWIILASVGFVSLMGLAGLLWYLRRRRLGEKYLFELLTMDATNDTLELENDGNKGHNLKVFSAATIMAATNSFSAENKLGQGGFGPVYKGTLPDGREIAVKRLSKSSGQGLVEFKNELILIAKLQHMNLVRLVGCCIQGEEKMLVYEYMPNKSLDSFIFDESKRELLDWKKRFEIIEGIAQGLLYLHKYSRLRIIHRDLKAGNILLDENLNPKISDFGMARIFKINDLQANTNQIVGTRGYMSPEYVMEGIFSVKSDVFSFGVLLLEIVSGRKIHGHLQIDGRPLNLVGYAWELWKAGSPFELVDPILRESCSKDQVLRCIHVGLLCVEDNAVDRPIMSDVISMLTSEAQLPLPKQPAFSSARSIVEENPAETGSINDVSMSTMYAR, encoded by the exons ATGGCTAGCTGGATCTACCGGTTCCTTCTGTTTTGCTTCTGTGCCTCTCACGCTTGGGCAGCAGACATACTGTACCAAGGTGGCGATTCCCTCAATTCCCTCAATTCTTCCAATACTCTAGTTTCCAAAAATGGGCTCTTCACTTTAGGATTCACGAGACTTGGCTCTGCCGAGTCGAATGCTAGGTACTTGGGAATATGGtacaacaataacaaaagcCACCCTTTTTGGCTAGCCAACAGAGACAAACCCATAGCAGACAATTCAGGGGTTCTTGCAATAGATGGATCAGGAAATATGAAACTCACCTACTCTGGAGGTGATCCTGTTGAGTTCTATTCAAGTCAATCTTCTAAAACCAATATAACAGCTATTTTAGAAGATTCAGGCAATTTTGTTCTCAAAGATGAAAATTCTGGCAGCCAACAGGTCTTATGGCAAAGCTTCGACATTCCGACTGACACATTCTTGCCTGGAATGAAGTTAGGGATCAACCATAGAACTCGCCAAACCTGGTCCCTCATGTCGTGGTTGAGCGACTTAGTGCCCACTCCCGCTGGTGCTTTCACTTTTGAATGGGATACTAATGGAAAGAAGCTGGTCATTAAGCGGCGAGATGTGATTTATTGGACTACTGGACCATTGAGGAGCAATACTAGTTTCGAAATTCCTTTTCTGGATGCAGCGGTTCTtgatttcagttttattaatgaTTCTAACGCAGACGAGGATTACTTTATGTTCACAGTTTCTGCAAATCAATTTACTCCTCAGGGTCAAAGGAATTTTTCAATGTGGCAGTTGAAATATGATGGAAGCATAGCAGATCAAGGTACTGGAAGAACGTATGGGGGCACAGCATGTAAAGGATATAACATAGATGGTGGTTGCAAGAGGTGGTCAGGACCGGCATGCAGGAGCAATAGGAACAGTTTTGAATTGAGATCAGGTTACTTTCTTAACACAGTTCCTAGGAAGGTCGACTATAATTCTAGTCTTAGCATTAGTGATTGCAAGGACATCTGCTGGAAAAATTGTACATGTGTTGGTGTTACTCCCATGGTCAATAATGTCATCAATACTGGATGCGTGTTTTGGTATGGAAGCTTTACACAAGGCCTGACTGGAAATAACATTCAACACTACATCATTGTTGATCAAGGCTCTTCAG GGAAAATGAATTGGATATGGATTATTTTAGCTTCCGTGGGATTTGTTTCATTGATGGGGCTCGCGGGACTCTTGTGGTATCTGAGAAGGAGAAGGCTTGGAG AGAAGTACCTATTTGAGTTGCTGACAATGGATGCAACGAACGACACGCTTGAACTCGAAAATGACGGAAACAAGGGCCATAATTTGAAGGTGTTCAGTGCTGCAACAATCATGGCTGCTACAAATTCCTTTTCTGCAGAGAATAAGCTTGGACAAGGTGGTTTTGGACCAGTTTACAAG GGGACATTGCCGGATGGGCGAGAGATAGCTGTAAAAAGATTGTCAAAAAGTTCAGGACAAGGGCTGGTGGAATTCAAAAACGAGCTTATACTCATAGCTAAATTGCAACACATGAATCTTGTCAGACTCGTAGGATGCTGCATTCAAGGGGAAGAGAAAATGTTAGTGTACGAATACATGCCTAATAAAAGCTTGGATTCATTTATATTTG ATGAATCAAAAAGGGAGCTGCTAGACTGGAAGAAACGTTTCGAGATTATCGAAGGCATTGCTCAAGGCCTACTTTACCTTCATAAGTACTCGAGATTGAGGATAATTCACAGAGATTTGAAGGCTGGCAACATACTACTTGATGAAAATCTGAACCCCAAAATTTCTGATTTTGGCATGGCAagaatttttaagattaatgaTTTACAAGCAAATACAAACCAAATTGTTGGAACACG TGGATATATGTCCCCTGAGTATGTCATGGAGGGCATCTTCTCTGTGAAATCCGATGTCTTCAGTTTTGGAGTTTTACTGCTGGAAATTGTGAGTGGTAGAAAGATTCATGGCCACCTTCAAATAGACGGCCGCCCTCTTAATCTTGTGGGATAT GCATGGGAGCTATGGAAAGCAGGTAGCCCATTTGAGCTGGTGGATCCAATACTAAGAGAATCTTGCTCTAAAGACCAAGTCTTGAGATGCATTCATGTGGGCTTGCTATGTGTAGAAGACAATGCAGTGGATAGGCCGATCATGTCAGATGTTATATCAATGCTAACAAGCGAAGCACAATTACCACTTCCCAAACAGCCTGCATTTTCCAGTGCAAGAAGTATTGTGGAAGAAAATCCAGCAGAGACTGGTTCCATAAATGATGTTTCTATGTCAACCATGTATGCGAGATAG